ATAGATTGCTAAATCCATTTGAGAGAAACTTCATTTGCTGGTCATTGGAATAAGAAATTGGCCATAGAAGAGTGACACGTTTTCTAGAAGCTGCGTAGTCTAGTGTGCACACAAAACAATTGGCAAGAGAATGTTGTTGGGAAACGCTTTTGTTACCTCTTAaagtaatttaaaaataattctaatcaCCTCATTTTATGTTGCCCGTGAAATCGGTGAAGCCATTGCATCGGCACGTTAAGAAAATgactaaaaaatttattaatcATCGGTCGTTACAATCATGACAAACGCCAGTCGTTACTGAATACAACCGATGCGTGAATTGTGGAAGTCGCTCTGATTCTTCACTCGTAGGAATCCATCAAAGAGAACAGAACATGACGAATACTAAATGAGTGTTCTAACGCATTAGCAATATTCAAATTGCTGAATCAGTTCACCGACAAATACTAGTGTATAATTGACGAAACGCTGGGCTACATAGCAGGTCTGGCTGCTTGTTCATTGCAAATAACCAGAATGTCAGCTGTAAAGGGAAAGATTCGCATGAAGCCATCAATTTCATTATCGCACAAGACAAAAGGTTGGACGTGCAGGTGTTATAATTGTTGTGGGTCAAGAATGATATTCCTGCGGTTTTCAAAAAAGGTAACTTTTCGGAAGAGCAACATCGATTTGCTTAGCTTTCGTACTAAGATAGAATGTATTTCAGTTCAAGATAATTTTAGTTTACAATTGACTTATAATCGATGTGGTAcatctaatattttgttggATATTTGGGAGCTGAGTAGGACGGGCTGGGATATGCAGGGCTTGGGTATTTAGGCGCAGAATAAGCAGGGCTTGGGTAAGATGGGCTTGGATAAGCCGGGCTTGGGTAACCAGCGGGTTTGTAAGCTGGCTTGTATTCCTTGGCCTCTCCTTCGTACTTAACGTCAGCGACGAAACCAGTGTAGTCGTCAGCCTTGTAGTTCACGATTTGTGTACGGCCGTCAGGAAGAAGAGTTCGGTAAGAACCAGTGACGTAACCCTTGTCATCACTGGTCTCTTGGTGAGCGTAGTCGTTGTAGGAAGGATCGTCCTTAACGGCCCAGTTAAAGCTGTATGGCATGGGGGCCTAGTGTAACAATTGAGGAAATGAATACCAGATAATGGCTTTTTACGTACTAAATACTTACGTATTCAGGAGTTTTGGCATAAGCCGGAGAAGGATAGGCGggtgcggggtaggctggAGCTTTGTATGCCGGAGTAGGGTATGATGGTGCAGGGTATGCCGGAGTGGGATATTGTGGCTTGGGGTACTGCGGTTTGGGGTACTGTGGCTTGGGGTAACCCTGCGAGGCTACGACGGCGACCAATGCAGCGAGGATCAAGACCTGTTATAGATGACAATTTCGATTACATTAACAAATAAAACTCACAGAAAAACACCTCGTTTTACTTCCAAGTAGCTACTTTGTAGTAGTTTCTTTTACTGTTTGAGTTCCTTACCTTCATGTTGTTGTCTTGGAAGTGTGGAAGCAACTGTGTCTTCTTGGCTGTTTAAGAGAGGCTTATATACCggctcaaaaaagaaatcgagttAGGGCTTGGTCCAGTAAAAGGCAAGGATCATTCGTTGGCCTTCAATGCCAGCTTGCTACTGtcaaaaattatttagatTTTTGTAACACCTTCTTGTGAAATGTGTTCTTGTAAAATCTTCATgtccatttttaattttatacagTTGGGTATGTAGAAATTATGTCACATTAACAACCGAGTTTGAAAGggttattttgtttaacgCATGAAAATGAATGTTGCAGTCGTGACAAATATTCATGGCTTATAACACATAACGTGCCATTGTCTCATATTTTGCAAGAGATTTTCATGAACCTGTGAGTACATCGCAGAAGAACAGGCTCATAAGCGCGAATGTTCCGGCCGGTTTCGTAAATTCCGGAACTTTGCAGACTTCGCCCTAGCGCTCTCGTTTTTGATCTTGTAACAAAATTTATCGATATTTGGTCATTTTCGTTAAATCGCCAGTCAGCACCAGAATCGTATATTATTTGTGCTCTTATTCGTAGGGAATTCACCTTAAACATTTGCCTTGCCTAGATTCAATTATGAGAATCAGGGATCTAAATGTTTGTACGCTGATCGCTTAAGATGGTGAATcatattttattgaaaataaaaattcactggtttgttttttgccaCGATATAATGTATTTCGGTTCACGATAATTTAGtatacaattgatttatagcTTAGCTGGCTCATCTAATATTTGGTTGGATATTTAGCTGATGGGTAGGCTGGGCTAGGATATGACGGGCTTGGGTAAGATGGGCTTGGGTACGCTGGGCTTGGGTAAGCAGCGGGCTTGTAAGCAGGCTTGTTGTAGTCGTACTTGGCTTCTCCTTGGTACTGGACATCGGCTACGTATCCATAATCATCGGCTTTGTAGTTGACAACTTGAACACGACCATCAGGAAGAAGAGTGCGGTAAGATCCAGTAACGTATCCCTTGTCATCAGCGGTTTCTTGGTGAGCATAGTCGTTGTAGGAGGGATCGTCCTTTACGGCCCAGTTAAAGCTGTATGGCATGGGGGCCTAAAGTTTAATGTGTTAATCATTAGATCAGACAAATAAGGTGCTTGTTTTCGTGACTTACATATTCGGGAGCCTTGTACGACGGAGACGGATAGGCAGGGGCAGGGTACGCTGGAGCTTTGTAAGCCGGAGCTGGGTAAGCTGGAGCAGGGTATGCTGGGGCAGGATACTGCGGTTTGGGGTACTGTGGCTTGGGGTAGCCTTGTGAGGCTACGACGGCGACCAATGCAGCGAGAATAAAGATCTGTGCACACAAGACAAGGGAGTACCAGAAAGGAATTAAGTTTACAATGAACATATTTCCCTTTTCACTAAACCAGGCATAGTTTGTACTTAGTTCATATTGTTGATTTAGTCCCTTACCTTCATGTTGATGCGttgaaagtttggaagaaacTGTGCCTTCTTGGTCAGCGGAAAGGTGCTTTTATACcggcagaaaaaagaaatcgagttAAGGTTGGAACCTTTCAGTCGATGATCGCTAGCGGTATGGTAAATGAACTTCGAAAACACCAAACCTGCTCTGATAATCACTTGCATTTCTGGAAAGCAAATTACTCGGTATAATACTAGAATATGTCAGTTCCTTGAAGTTTTTTTTAGGTAACTGCTCATTTGTCTtgttattctttaatttcttttcaccaGAAGGCAAggggtatttttctttcttctgatTATGCAGCTAGATTTCTGTACCTGTTCTTCTGTCTGTCTATTTGCTCATTTTTGCGCACACCGTaattacagaaaaagatgctATTCAAAGAGGACGCCAATTATCAAGAGCAAAAACTATTGTCTTTGGCTGACTAGATAATCATTTAACTCCATTGCGCTTTGTTCTTGCATGTCGTACTTATCCAACGTACTGATCACACGATCTTTAATATGGCCCAAACAAGACGTATGGTAGTAAGCAAGTTCGTTTAACTGAAGTGGACATGTAAACGTAACCAGTATTCCATGGATTTGGATTTCAAAGCATCCTGTCATTATTTTTAGAACGACTTGCTTGCCACACAATGATCATTTACGTCAGGGTTTAATTTTCAAAGTAGATTTACAAAAGGAAAGCAAAGTAGGTAAAAGCAGCCAATGACTCTGGAGTGTTTATATTTCATCGAATTGTATTTGAATTCCAAATAATTTAGCATAGGGTTGATTTGTAACTTTTCGGTTCATCTAGTACTTGGTTGGGtatttgggagctgggtaggCTGGGCTAGGATATTTAGGTGCAGGGTAAGCTGGGCTTGGGTAAGCTGGGCTTGGGTAAGCTGGGCTTGGGTAAGCTGGGCTTGGGTAAGCTGGGCTTGGGTAAGCAGGGCTTGGGTAACCAGCGGGTTTGTAAGCTGGCTTGTATTCCTTGGCCTCTCCTTCATATTTGACATCAGCTACGTAACCGGTGTAGTCATCGGCTTTGTAGTTGACGATCTGAGTGCGACCATCAGGAAGAAGAGTTCGGTAAGAACCAGTGACGTAACCCTTGTCATCAGCGGTCTCTTGGTGAGCGTAGTCGTTGTAGGAAGGATCGTCCTTCACGTTCCAGGCGAAGCTGTATGGCATGGGGGCCTAAAATTCAACGCATAAATCTTTAGATCAGAGAAATAAGATGCGCGTTTTCATGACTTACATATTCAGGTGTCTTGTACGACGGAGACGGATAGGCAGGGGCAGGGTAAGCTGGAGCTTTGTAAGCCGGAGCTGGGTAGGCTGGAGCTTTGTAAGCAGGAGTTGGGTATGCCGGAGCAGGATATGCCGGAGTAGTGTATTGAGGCTTGGGGTAGCCCTGAGAAGCCACGACGGCGACCAATGCAGCGAGGATgaagacctttttttattaaaatgatAACAGAAATCAAGTTAATAAAGGGACGATTTTTAAAGTGGATTTGAAATGAATTCCTAAACTAGTTTGTATTTCTTACTTTCATGTTGTTGCTTTAGAAGTTTGAATGAAACTGTGCCTTCCCAAACAGCAAAACAGGCCTTATATACGCAACGAATGAAAACCAAGCTATAAGTTTTCATATATgtgaaaacatatttttggCTTTTAGAACAAATAGTTAGTTATATCGAGCAACCTTCGCCCATGTGACGTCATGGTGTTCCACTTTTAGTTTTTACCCACAAGCGTTTGTGCGGTGGATAGAGATTGCGGCTGCAACGAACAATAACGACGATGGACGGCCCATCCCTTTACGCAAGCGAAAACATTCCGCTAACAGCTGTACTTGCGTTTCTTGTGCAGGCAAGTCAACGTATTATGTTATTCTCCTttaaaagataataaaagagtGAAGATCTGTGAGCAAAAGCCAATTATTCTAGTTTGCCCTCTCGTTTCCATGACAACAGATAACAGGTGGAAACGAATTTCAATCAACGAATGGTACCTTAACCTTTTACATCTGTCCCATAATAAAATAGCGTATAATAacagctagttttttttttacaccagTCGTTAAACAAACATCAAACTATTGACCAATTTTCTTGGGCTCCCTGTTAAGAAATTCcgagtaaaaatttttcaattttctatcGGGGATTTTCCATTCGTGCATCAGTGCTCCGTTGAAAGTCGATCTACTGAATTCTACCGTCAACACATTGCTACTTTCAGTTCCTAATGTAATTCCATCTCCTCACCGTTAAGTGTTCATAACAACCGGTTCTCTAAAAAAGGCGACCAACGATCTATAAAACTTCCATTTACGCAGCATCCCATCTGTAGCAGTAAAACGAGCGCCGGATGTCGTGAGCGAATCACGAAACGTGCAAATTGCGACACCCACATTCGAACCGTAATTACTTGGCACGACTCACTACGACACCCAAAATAATaacgaaagggaaacaaaacaaaaaattcactTGGATGCTACGATGTGGCAatctcatttcgtttttgccGCCTTTGGGCCTCCCGGCAACGTTGGCGAAAGAAAAAGTCGGTTACCTTTTTTACTGCAAACTCTTATTTATTCATtactctcgttttttttttaacgttcaCTTAGGGTTCTACCATTTACGATTTTTCTTGTATATTCGCAAAACGGCGCGTTCGTTCCGTGAAAAAGGGATATTACCAATGACTGTTTTCCTTTCTACGTCTGTAATTGTCTTTCAGGTTAGAATTGGTCATCGCCGACAGCAAGACACAAAGTGGTTGCCATACATACGTTTTATCGAGGTTGATAGGCGTGTAGTTGTTCCCAGGATTATTATCACACTTCTAAAAACGAATTCAAACATTTTATGCGTATGACGTAAATCATCGGTAGGGTGTGGTTCGTCGATGAAATCAAACTGTGGCTGCAGGCTTATACTCTCGCGGTTAAGTTCGCAGTTTAAGGGTACAATAATTAAATTAGATTTTCCTGTTTCTGTCTGGAAAAGTTTTGAATGATTGTGAGAGAGTGATTTTACCCAATAGGCTCATGATTGTGCTCCGCTTCGATTGAGTTTCAACGCACGTGAAAGTTGCCATGCATAACAGAAACAAGAGCTAGATGGCTCAGATCCATCACGGGAGGCGGTGATTGCTTTTCCGTGCAAAATCAACCGCAATGACGTGATGGTTAGGGACGTTTACCACTAGATATTTTCATGCcacaaaaagtaaaattccTCGTTGTCGCTAAAAATCTCAAGTCGTgatgttcttttctttgctaTTTTGCGATCAGTTTTGCGCCAGTAATGGGGAGCGTGTTAGCCTTTAATTGAGCGTTTCGTAGTACATCACGTTTGTGCCattctttatctttctttaTTAGCCAGCAAGCATTTTTTCGCTAAAAAACTGCGCGTGCTGTGTTCGTGAAAATCATTTCACTTTCTGCGCAAAACTTCAAATGTCTTACTTCATCATAATATCGCAATACACTGCCAGTTGTTTTGGCAAAACACCAAGGCCGATTTAGCGGGCCAGTAATAGTTAACCAATTAATGACTGTCTGCATccttctttaaaattttcatggcaatttttttattctttagcaAGAAGGTAAATTCTAAAGCCGCAGCGATGCGTGTTTGAATACGATAACACGCTCATGGCTGAAAGGgttgttccatttcttttgcgttttaaacttctttttcattaatatAACCCCAATCTTGTCTGCATCGACTTCTTGCTTCGCGTGTACTTGTATTTTCCCGGCTTTCGCACAATCCTTTCACACCAATCACACCATGACTTTGTCCTATCTTTGTTGTCTCGGTAGTTTTTGTTAACATTGTATTGCCATATGTTTCATGACTTCATCGTTCCTGTTGCGTTCTTGGTGTTTCCAGTACAATTAAAGCAGGTATCCTATTTAATTGGATCCAGATTCTATGTAAGCATACGAATAAAAGTGTAAccacgaaaacaaaaccagGTTACCGCACAACTTGtactttaacaaaaaaaatctcatttgAGCATTTAAATACATTTGTCGGtactttgtttttgaattactgcccattttcttttgttttttttaatgtctacTTTGTTTCTTAATGCGCAATGTTCCCCCGCTCTTTTTTCAACTCGcgttttcactttctttttttcctcgccAGGTATAATGTCATTTACATGCTCTTTCTGCTTTGCTATGGTTCGCTTTTGACTTTTACTTTGTTCTGCTGTATTAGGGTCTTTCGGTGGGTTTTCAGCTGCGCTACTACGGGCTTGATTTCGGATTTGACCTCGTTCAAAACGATACTCACCGCATTCGGTAtgatcaaaacaaaagtattGCATGTGCAATAACCAACGGGGGATTGCGATCTGTTGCTTTGTTTACCCCCATTATGGACAGATTAGTCTAGAGAGTCAACATACGATCGAGCCCTTTCACAAAGTTCAATGTTGCGCCATAGAGCAAACTGAAAGGAAGTGATCAGAAAGTGCCTTCCAGTGACGCGAAACGCAAGACACGCGAAAAAGCGTTACAACAATATACGCGCACATAACATGAAATTTCGGCTTCACGCTGGTGAGATTCCGTTACGTTTTCTACACTTCCCAGCGGCGCACTCCCATGTCGATACCAGCAGGAGTCGCAGTTATTGTATCAAGTGGCCGGCATACAAAACCTAAGTGTGTTTGTCggcagcaacaaaaaaatagtggaaagggaaaaaagaaaaaaaaaattcccggtATCATCGAAAGTCGTTATTGACACCACCATACGATGATGACGAGACCGCACATTGTGTGTGAGtacaaaaaattcaatgttttctCTCCACACGCACTACGTCACGGTactcttatttttattctgcgtgaaacaaaataaaaaattgaatgttCCTCTTGACATTAATGATAGAGAATTGATGATCATGATTGGAAGGTGAATTTGAAACGAGTTGCCAGAATCGTGTGTCCTGTCTCATCATATAAAACTGATGAGTTCACTGTTAACTACACGTTCATCGTAGGTGTTCATAGACCCACCGcgacaaaaaaattacacgttAAGGCATCGTTGTTTGATAGATTGCTGATTACTTTGTTTACTATGTTCTGTCGTAGAAAAAAAGGTGTTAAAGAATTTTGCTTTTCAGGTATAGGTAATCTATTTTAGAATTCCATGGCCGGCTGAATCATCGCataacgagagagagagagagaaagaggcaCGAAACAGATTCATTCTGCCCACCCTCGATTTTAACGACATTTGTGGATTGGGGATCAATAGCTACGGTAGGCTAACGCATCGCACTCTTCCGAATATGGTCTATGTTACCGCAACGTGAATAACATAGCGTGAATGCTGGATATTATTAATAGGAAAAGGTCAAACAATTCAACTCTCTCCCGTTTCTTGTGTCTACCGTTGCCTTTTTTCGCCTACAATCGGAGTACAACGAACGAAAAACCGCTGCGGGAGAAAATGGTGTTGTCGTGAGCGCTTCGTGACTTTTCCCAAATCACGGATGAGAGGCGAAACGAGGTTACGCTAGAATTGGGAGCGGTCCAACCACCACCACCTTTATCTGTCCGCTTTGTCTCTGCATGTAGTACATCATCGCAATTttaggcaagaaaaaaaaagagaaagtcgAGCTTCATTGCCTCTTCTTTTTGCGCACATTGATGTCGGTGACGGCAAGCCAACTCGAACGAAAACGAAAGCACGCGGGagttccagaaaaaaaacgccaTGCATTGTGATTAGGAAGCCCGTGGCCGACCACTAGAACATGGTAAATAAATTTCCTGAGCACAATGGCGCACGAGACAGACGGTTAAAAATAATAGTTACAATTGTGTTCAGCCGCCAAGAATGGCTGTGTATATAAAAATTCGTGAATGACATGACGTAACCTTCCCTCTAGGTGTATTGTGTCATCAAGCCTGTTTTTCATCTTAACGCGACAGTTGTGTCTGTTGACAAAGCGTTCGATCGACATCAAGTTATGAAAGGGATATAAAAATAGTTATGACAGTAAGTGAAGGACTTTATTGGGGCGTTTAGATTTGCATATCAAGGGTCTTTGACCTTCACCAAACCTGAAATAAACGACATTTTGGCACCTTGTTTGCCTCTGTggttttcttagttctttatttcttgttcTTACATTCGGATTGATGAGCttaattaagaaaaactatttttttttgtttttatgctaTCAGTCCATGTTTCCATAGAAAAGGTAATACGTCATCCTGTCATGTTGGTGggcgttttcctttttctttcttcgccCCCACTTTAGACGATGCAAACGATTAAAGGTCGTTGAAGGTTGAGGGTTTCTAACTCTTCCCAGCAAAGCTGTAGTTCCGAGTAGACAAAACTAATCTGACTAATTGCCTGTAAACCGCCTCACAATTCGAGACAGAGAGAGTCAGAATGTTTCCACGTTCTCTATTGTGAAGAAGCGgtcagttgttttgtttcgagGACAGGGAAAACTAGAACCGTGTCCAATCATatggaaacaaaatttcacTCACGAGCtgtcatcttttcttttttttcgtgttttattttCGGTTTAAATCCATACAATTGTTTGCTACAATAGGAGCCATTAAACTGAGCT
The nucleotide sequence above comes from Daphnia carinata strain CSIRO-1 chromosome 3, CSIRO_AGI_Dcar_HiC_V3, whole genome shotgun sequence. Encoded proteins:
- the LOC130698559 gene encoding adhesive plaque matrix protein-like isoform X2 produces the protein MKVLILAALVAVVASQGYPKPQYPKPQYPKPQYPTPAYPAPSYPTPAYKAPAYPAPAYPSPAYAKTPEYAPMPYSFNWAVKDDPSYNDYAHQETSDDKGYVTGSYRTLLPDGRTQIVNYKADDYTGFVADVKYEGEAKEYKPAYKPAGYPSPAYPSPSYPSPAYSAPKYPSPAYPSPSYSAPKYPTKY
- the LOC130698567 gene encoding cuticle protein 21-like; this translates as MKIFILAALVAVVASQGYPKPQYPKPQYPAPAYPAPAYPAPAYKAPAYPAPAYPSPSYKAPEYAPMPYSFNWAVKDDPSYNDYAHQETADDKGYVTGSYRTLLPDGRVQVVNYKADDYGYVADVQYQGEAKYDYNKPAYKPAAYPSPAYPSPSYPSPSYPSPAYPSAKYPTKY
- the LOC130698557 gene encoding adhesive plaque matrix protein-like, yielding MKVFILAALVAVVASQGYPKPQYTTPAYPAPAYPTPAYKAPAYPAPAYKAPAYPAPAYPSPSYKTPEYAPMPYSFAWNVKDDPSYNDYAHQETADDKGYVTGSYRTLLPDGRTQIVNYKADDYTGYVADVKYEGEAKEYKPAYKPAGYPSPAYPSPAYPSPAYPSPAYPSPAYPSPAYPAPKYPSPAYPAPKYPTKY